From one Anguilla rostrata isolate EN2019 chromosome 12, ASM1855537v3, whole genome shotgun sequence genomic stretch:
- the slc1a5 gene encoding neutral amino acid transporter B(0) — MAEKIAIEDELKASNGAAHLDEQNSAMANGLTDHKKNSAPEPLSQKLKRIAMANLLVILTVAGVIIGVFIGLGVRNAELSKVQIIYFGFPGELLIRLLKMIIIPLVVCSLVSGAASIDPKALGKLGGWAMLFFLVTTLIASAIGVIMAFIIKPGVLSTSKPFVAGASDGVPQAKEVIDSFLDLVRNIFPSNLVASAFQSYSTSYEIVKVEKNVTGEAGDETITSVMKLPVGKDVDGMNILGLVVFAIVFGVALRKLGEEGEILIKFFNSFNEATMVLVSWIMWYAPLGIMFLVAAKIVEMENVATLFAGLGKYIACCVIGHLVHGLLVLPFIYFIITRKNPYTFLLGLVTALATAFGTSSSSATLPLMMKCVEEKNGVSKHISRFILPIGATVNMDGAALFQCVAAVFIAQLNSYSLNFIQVITILVTATASSVGAAGIPAGGVLTLAIILEAVGLPTNDISLILAVDWLVDRTCTVINVEGDAFGAGLLQYFVDRTAKSEEGAELSEVRLEEPPQEGSPLMAKSREDLEDGAPLAAARPSEKESVM, encoded by the exons ATGGCAGAAAAAATAGCTATTGAGGACGAATTGAAGGCTTCCAACGGCGCCGCGCATCTTGACGAACAAAATTCGGCAATGGCAAACGGGCTCACCGACCATAAAAAGAACAGTGCCCCGGAGCCACTCTCTCAAAAATTGAAAAGAATCGCAATGGCCAATTTACTGGTAATTTTGACTGTGGCCGGAGTAATAATTGGCGTATTTATCGGACTTGGGGTGCGTAACGCAGAACTTAGTAAGGTACAGATTATATATTTCGGCTTCCCCGGCGAGCTGCTTATACGCCTGCTTAAAATGATCATCATTCCTTTGGTTGTATGCAGTCTTGTTTCTGGAGCGGCCAGCATTGATCCAAAAGCCCTGGGAAAGTTGGGCGGTTGGGCGATGCTCTTCTTTTTAGTGACAACTTTAATTGCATCAGCCATCGGGGTGATAATGGCGTTCATCATTAAACCAGGTGTCCTGTCCACTTCAAAGCCCTTTGTCGCGGGAGCCAGCGATGGGGTCCCACAGGCCAAAGAAGTGATTGACTCCTTTTTGGACTTAGTAAG aaacattttcccCTCCAACTTGGTGGCCTCTGCATTCCAGTCG TACTCCACCAGCTATGAAATTGTGAAGGTGGAGAAGAATGTGACAGGCGAGGCGGGCGATGAGACGATAACCTCTGTGATGAAG CTTCCTGTCGGAAAGGACGTGGACGGGATGAACATCCTGGGCCTGGTGGTGTTCGCCATCGTGTTCGGCGTGGCCTTGAGGAAGCTGGGCGAGGAGGGCGAGATTCTCATCAAGTTCTTCAACTCCTTCAACGAGGCCACCATGGTGCTGGTCTCCTGGATCATGTG GTACGCCCCTCTGGGTATCATGTTCCTGGTGGCGGCTAAGATCGTGGAGATGGAGAACGTGGCCACGCTGTTCGCCGGCCTGGGGAAGTACATCGCCTGCTGCGTGATCGGCCACTTGGTGCACGGCCTGCTGGTCCTGCCCTTCATCTACTTCATCATCACACGCAAGAACCCCTACACCTTCCTCCTGGGCCTGGTCACTGCCCTGGCCACCGCCTTCGGGACTTCCTCCAG CTCGGCCACGCTGCCCCTGATGATGAAGTGCGTGGAGGAGAAGAACGGCGTGTCCAAGCACATCAGCCGCTTCATCCTGCCCATCGGCGCCACCGTCAACATGGACGGCGCCGCGCTCTTCCAGTGTGTGGCCGCCGTCTTCATCGCCCAGCTCAACAGCTATTCGCTCAACTTCATCCAGGTCATCACCATCCT AGTGACAGCTACAGCGTCCAGTGTGGGAGCGGCAGGGATCCCTGCAGGGGGCGTGCTCACTCTGGCCATCATCCTGGAGGCGGTGGGTCTGCCCACCAACGACATCTCCCTCATCCTTGCTGTGGATTGGCTCGT tgaCCGCACCTGCACAGTCATCAACGTGGAGGGTGACGCCTTCGGGGCGGGGCTGCTGCAGTACTTTGTTGACCGCACCGCCAAGAgcgaggagggggcggagctgagcgAGGTCAGGCTGGAGGAGCCCCCCCAGGAGGGCTCGCCCCTCATGGCCAAGAGCAGGGAGGATCTGGAGGACGGGGCTCCGCTGGCTGCGGCTCGGCCCAGCGAGAAGGAGTCAGTCATGTAG